The Acidobacteriota bacterium genome segment TCATCCCCCCCGGCGACCGCCGGGAGCAGATCCAGAGGCTCTCGGGCGAGGTAAACCGCCTGTTCCGGACCACCCCCGCGGGCGCCTGGCTCGCCGAGAGGGTCTGGGAACCGGGCCTGGTGGCGGACCTCGCCGGCGCGGGGGTCCGTTACGTCTGCCTGGACGACTACCACTTCTTCGCTTCCGGCCTCCTCCCGGAGGAGATCGACGGCTACTTCATGGTGGAGGACCTGGACCACGCCGTCGCCGCCTTCCCCATCAGCGAGCCGATGCGCTACCTCATCCCCTGGGCGGAGGTCCCGCGCGTGCGGGAGGAGTTCCGCCGGCTCCACGAGGCGGGCCGGACGCTCGCGGTCATGCTCGACGACGGGGAGAAGTTCGGCGCCTGGCCGAAGACCCACGACTGGGTCTACACCCGGCACTGGCTCTCCGACTTCTTCACCCTGCTCCAGGACGACCGGCACCACGTCCAGACCGTCACGCTCCGGAAGTTCTGGGAGGCGCACCGCCCCGTCGGCCGGGCGGCGCTCCCGGTGGCCTCGTACATCGAGATGGGGCAGTGGGCCCTGCCGGCGGAGAGCGCCCGGCGCTTCGAGGAGTGGAAGTCGCGTTTCGAGCGGGAAGGCGTGTTCAACCAGGTGAAACCGTTCCTCCAGGGCGGCATCTGGCGCAACTTCCTCGTGAAGTACCCGGAGAGCAACTACCTCCAGAAGCGGATCATCGCCCTCTCCCGGGCCTTCGACCGGGCCGGGCGGCGGGCGTCCCCCGCCTACGAGCACCTGCTCCGGGCCCAGTGCAACGACGTCTTCTGGCACGGCGTCTTCGGGGGCCTCTACCTCCCGCACCTGCGCCACGAGGCCTGGCGGAACCTGCTCCTGGCCGAGCAGGGGCTGGAAGAGGCGGAGGGCCGGCCGGCCGCCGGGACCGCCATCCTCCACGAGGACCTCGACCTGGACCGCCACGACGAGGCCGTCATCCGTCACCCCCTCTACACGGCGGTGGTTTCCCCCGGGCAGGGGGGCGCCCTCCTCGAACTCTCCTACCGGCCCGCGGCCTACAACCTCCTGGCCGGCCTGGCCCGATGGCGGGAGAAGTACCACCTCACGGCCTCCACCGCCCGCGTCGTCCGGACCGACGGCGACGCGTCCACCCACCGGGAGGACTTCGGGGAGCTGGTCTTCGACGCCCAGCCGCGCTGGTCCTGCCGGGAGGCGCTCTTCGAGGACGTCCCCGACCCCGCCGGCCTGCGCACCAACCACGCCGCCCCGCGGGTCTCCTTCGCGCAAACGGTGTTCGAGGAGGAGGCGGCCTGTCCCTCGGGTGTCCCCCTGAGGGCCGTCGCCGGGGGAGCGACGCTCCGCAAGCGGTACGTTCCGCTGCCGGACGCCGCCGAACTGGAGGTGGTCTACCATCTCGTCTCGGACGTCGACGGCCACCTCGGCATCGAGTGGACCCTCGGCCTCTCGGGGGGGGAAGACCCCGAGAAGTGCATCTATCCCGCCCTCCGTCGCCTCGAGGCCCGCGGCATCGCCCCGGACGGCCTGTGGGACGGCGTGGACGGCGTGACCGTGGAGGACCGGCGGGACGGTTTCCTGGCCGAGTTCCTCTTCTCCGGCCCCGCGTCCGTCCGCCATTTCGCCGTGGAGTCCGTCTCCCTGTCCATCGACACCATGGAACGGACTTTCCAGGGGCTCGGGCTGTGGTTCTTCTTCAAGGTCGGCAAGGGGGAGAACCGCCTGAGCTTCAAGCTGCGCCTGACACCGACGGTCTGAAGCCCGCCGCCGGGCCGAAGCGAGGAACCCCATGCCCGAATTGCGACACGATCCCATCCAGAAGCAGTGGGTGATCATCTCGGTGGAACGGGGCAAGCGGCCCCGGGATTTCCAGCTGCCCCGCGAGGAGGACAAGAAGGAGATTTTCTGCCCGTTCTGCCCCGGGAACGAGGCGAAAACGCCCCCGGAGATCGTGGCGGTCCGGGATAACGGGTCCTCCCGGGACGGCCCGGGGTGGGACGTCCGCGTGGTCCCGAACCTCTACCCGGCCCTGATGATCGAGGGCGAACTGGAAAAGCGCGGGGTCGGCCCCTACGACCGGATGCGGGGCGTGGGCGCCCACGAGGTGGTGGTGGAGACGCCCCTCCACGACCTCGACATGGCGGACATGCCCGTGGAGCACCTGGCGCGCGTCCTCGAGGTCGTCCGCTCCCGCTGGCTCGACCTGAGCCAGGACGAGCGCTTCAAGTACATCCTGATCTTCCGGAACCACGGCCTGGCCGCGGGGGCGACCCTCCCCCACCCCCACTCCCAGATCATCGCTACCCCCGTTACGCCCAAGGTGGTGTCCATGAAGCTCGACTCGGCCAAGGCCCACTTCATGCTGAAGAACCGGTGTCTCTTCTGCGACATTCTCACCGACGAACTGGACCGCCAGGACCGCATCATCACCACCAACGACCACTTCGTCGCCTTCACGCCCTACGCCTCCCGCTTCCCCTTCGAGATCACCATCATGCCCCGGCAGCACGGCCACAGCTACGCGCTGATGGACCACCGCCAGGTGGCCGACCTCGCCACCCTTCTCAAGGAAACCCTGATGCGCCTCAAACTCGGGCTGAAGGACGCTCCCTACAACATGATGATCCACACGGTGCCCAACATCCACGCCAAGCCGAAACGGGCCTTCTACTGGGACACCGTCGAGTGGGATTTCCACTGGCACATCGAGATCTTCCCCCGGCTCACCCGCTTGGCCGGGTTCGAGTGGGGAACGGGGTTCTACATCAACCCCACCCCGCCCGAGGACGCCGCCGCGTTCCTGCGGGAGGTCTTCGTCATGCAGACCGGGCGTCTCGAGCCCGAACGCTGAGCGTCCCCCGGGGGGGAGCAGGTCCCCGGGACGGTGGACAAACGGCAAGGAGGTACGGAATGAACATTGCCTTCATCACGGCCGAGATGGCCCCCCTGGCCAAGGTCGGCGGGCTGGCGGACGTGGCCGGCTCCCTTCCGGCCGCCCTCCGGGAGGAAGGGTGCGGGGTGTCGGTCTTCCTGCCCCGCTACGCGGAACTGGGCGTCGGGGCCCCGATGGACGCCGGGACGGTCGTTCACCGCGGGACGGTGGAGGTCCTCCCCGGCGTCGACGAAAGCTACCAGGTCCTCGAGACCCTTGCGCCCGCGGCCCGGATACCGGTCTACCTCGTTCACAACAACCGCTTTTTCGCCCGCCCGGGAGTCTACACCGACCCGGACACCGGCGAGGAGTACGGCGACGCCCCGCTCCGCTACCTCTTCTTCTGCAAGGCGGCCCTGGACTTCATGCTCCGGGAGGGGCGGGTCCCGGACGTCCTTCACGCCCACGACTCCCACACCGCCCCGGCCCTCGTGCTGGCGCGGAAGTGGGGGCCCGCCCAGGACGCCTTTGCCCGCACCGCCTCCCTGCTGACCATCCACAACATCGCCTACCAGGGGATCTACCCGAGGGACGTGGTGGCGGCCTTCGGCGTCGGCAGCGAGGACTTCTTCCCCATGTCCCCCTTCGAGTATTTCGGGAAGGTGAACTTCCTGAAACTGGGGATTCTCTTCGCCGACGCGGTGAACACCGTCAGTGAACGCTACGCCCGGGAGATCTCGGAGACCGAGGAGTACGGCTGCGGCCTCCAGGACATCCTGACCCAGCGCGCGGCCGACGTCCACGGCATCCTCAACGGGGTCGACACCACCGTGTGGAACCCCTGCACCGACAAGAAGATCCCGGCCCACTACTCCGCCGAGTCCCCGGCCCGGAAACTGGTGAGCAAGCGGGCGCTCATCGCGGCGTGCGGGTTCCGGGACGGCGAGCTTTCCAAGCCGCTGATCGGGATGATCGGCCGACTGGTGGATCAGAAGGGGATCGACCTGGTGGTGGAGATCCTCCCCCGGCTCGCGGCGGAGAACGTGCGGATGGTGGTGCTCGGGTCCGGCCTCCCCCGGTACCAGGAGATCTTCCTGGAGGCCGCGGAGAAATACCCCGACTTCCTGAAGGTCCGGATCGGTTTCGACGACGGCCTCGCCCACCTGATCGAGGCGGGGGCCGACATGTTCCTCATGCCCTCCCGCTTCGAGCCGTGCGGCCTGAACCAGATGTACAGCATGCTCTACGGGACGGTCCCCATCGTCCGCGCCACGGGGGGCCTCGCCGACACCGTCGTCCCCTGGGACTCGGTCCGGGGGGACGGCACCGGCTTCGTATTCAAGGAGTACTCCGCCGACAGCCTTTTCGGCGCCATCCGGGAGGCCCTGGAAGCCTTCGCCCACATGGACACCTGGCGGGGCCTCATGAAGAACGGAATGACCCGGGATTTCACCTGGCAGCGCTCCGCGCGGCAGTACCTCCGGTTGTTCGAGAAAATCGCGGCCCGTCGGCAGACGGCTTGATTTTTCGATTGTCTTTGAGCCGAAACCCCGTTATTCTATACGGGCCCGAACTGAAATCCAACAGGGAGAGTCACTATGGGATTCTTCGACAGGTTTAAGAAAAAACAGCCGACGTCCGGCCTTTCCTTGCTCCACCTCCCGTCGCCCCCGATCACGCCGGCCCACGAGGCCCCGCCGGAACCCGAGGCGGTCACCGAGGAGATCGTGACGGAAGAGACGGTGGAGGAGTACGTCGTCCCCGCCGAGGAGATCGAAGCGGAACCGGTGCTCGAAACGGAAGAGGCGTACGCGGCGGAAGCGGAACCCGCCCCGGTGGAGGAGCCGCCGCCGCCTGTTCCGGCGGTGTCGCCGGCACAGGCGGAGATGGACGCTCTCCGGGCTTCCTGGGAGGAGTTGAAAACCGTCTACCTGGCCGTCAAGGACGGGTTCCGGGAGACCCAGGAGGTGGAGGCGAAGCTCCAGAGCAAGGAACGCCAGTTCTTCCACGAGATCCGCGAGACCCAGTCCGTGCTCGGCGAGATCCTCGGCATCCTGACGGGGAAAGACAGCGAAAAGACCATGGACGAGGTCAACGACATCCTGGCCTCCGAGATCGGGACCGGGGACACCGTGCTCGAGGAAGGCCTGGACAAGGAGACCCTCCTCCGCCTGACCCGGGAGAAGTGCGCGGCCGCCATGCAGGAGATCGCGCAGTTCCTGACGAAGTCCAAGGACACCCTCAACCAGATCAGCGCCGCGAAGACCGAGAAGGAGGCCCGCCTCTCCCTCCTGGAGCGGCGGGTGGAGGAAACCACGAACTCCCACGCCAAGGCGGGGGAGGTGATGAACGTCTTTCTCCAGGAGAAGAAGCGGATCGAGCGCGACATCGAGTCCCTCATCGCGTCCCGGCGCAACGTCGAGGCCCAGATCTCCCTGCTGGAGGAGAAGGTCGGCGCGATCCGGAAGGAGAAGGAGTCCCTGGAAGGGCGCACCTCCGACGTCGAGGCGGAGAAGAAACAGCTGGTCCAGCAGAAAGAGGAGGCACGCCGGGGGCTGGTGGAGATCGAGAACAAGCTCGAGAGCCTCCAGGTGGAACTCCAGCAGCTGAAGGGGGAGGCCGAGACCGCGGAAGGCCTGCTGAAGCTGGCCATCAAGGAAAAGGAAAACCTCGTCGAGGACATCGCCCTGGTGGAGAAGTCCAAGGAGGACCAACGCTTCTCCCAGCGCCGGCTGGAGACCGAGATCGAGGTCTCGCGGAAGCGGACGGCCTCGATCCTGGCCGAGATCGAGGAGATCAAGGCCGAGACGCAGCGCCTCGGCCAGTCCAAGCAGCAGGAGGAGGAGCACGTCGAGCTGGAGGTCAACAAGCTGTCCGAGCTCGAGGCCCAGCTGGCCCGGGCGAACGAGGAGCGCGACCGCCTGGAAGAGCAGCTCCGGCAGGCCGAAGAACAGCTCAAGGGCGTCCGGCACGACCTGGAGGAAAAGCAGCTCAAGCTGATGGAAACCGACGAGAACTTCCGGAAGCTCCAGGCGGAATACGAACGGGTCCGCAAGGAGGGCGAAGCCCTTCAGGCCCGCCGGGCCGAACTCGAGGCGGAGCGCGACGGAGTGCGCGCGGAGATCGCCGCCCTGGATCAGGACACCTCTCCGGCCGAGCGTCTCGCCGCCCTGAAGGCGAAGACCGAAGAGGAGACAGCCGGTCTGGAGGCCCTCAAGAAGGCCATCGAGGAAACCGGCCTGGAGCATGAGCTGGCCCTGGAGGAACTGGGCAAGACCCGGGAGGCCAAGGAAGCGGCCGCGCGGAAAGTCCAGGAGGCCGACCAGCAGTTCAGGGAGATCCTGGCCGAGGCGGACCGTCTCCGGGCGGAAAGCGAGGAGCTGCAGGCCCGCAAGGCCGGCACCGAGAAGGAGCGGGACGGGCTCCTGGCCGAGATCGCCATCCTCGAGAAGGACACCTCCCCCGCCGAGCGTCTCGCGGAGATCAAGGCGAGGATCGAGACGGAGACGCAGGCGCACGCGTCCCTGAAGGCGGCAATCGAGGAAGCGCAGGCCGGCCACGAGCTGGCCGTCGAGGAACTGGGCAAGGCCAGGGCGGCCAAGGAAGAGGCCGCGCACAAGGTCCGGGAAGCCGACCAGCAGTTCAAGGACGTCCTGGCCGAATCCGACCGCCTCCGGGAAGCGATCGAGGACCTGCGGGTTCGCCAGGCGGGGATCGAGAAGGAACGCCAGGGGTTCCTGGCCGAGATCGCCGTCCTCGAAGCCGACGCGTCGCCCGCCGAGCGCCTCGCTTCCCTGAACGCGAAGATCGCGGAGGAGAACCAGGCGAAGGAAGCGCTCCTGAAATCGATCCGGGAGGCGGAAGTCGGGCGTGAACAGTCCCGTGCGCAGGTTCAGGCCGCACGGGAAGCGAAGCAGGAAACGGTGCGCCAGGCCGCCGAGGCCGAACAGAACCTGAGGGAGACCCAGGCCGAGGTCGAGCGCATGCAGGCCCAGCTGGCCGAACTCCGGAAACCGGTCGAAGCGCCCCCGCCGGAACCGGAGCCGGTCCCCGAACCGCCGCCGGCCCCCGAGCCGGAACCCGTCCCCGAACCGGCGCCTCTCCCCGAACCGGAAGGCATCATCTACGAGGAGGACGAAGCGGCCGCGCCGCCGGCGCCCGCGCCGGTCCATCGCCCGCCCGTCGACGACTTCAGGCCACCCCAGCCGGTGCACGTGTCCGCCGCGGCCATCGCCTCGCCCGACACCATCTACGAGGTCGAGGAAGAGACCGCCCCCCCGCCGGCCGTGGAGGAGAAGCCCGAGTTCCAGACCCCCGAGCACAAGAAGGCGATACGCCTGGCCCGCGTCTGCGTGTCGGACCTGATCCTCTACAACAAGCAGATCCTGAACACGGCGGCGAACCAGCGGAACTTCTACCAGGTCCTGGAGAGCCACATCAAGAAGGCCGACGACTACTACAAGGAGAAGGTTTCGCCGAAAGTCATCCAGGAGCGCAACTATTTCAAGGAGGAACTCGAGAAGCTCCGTCTGAGCCTCAAGCCCTGAAGCGTCTTGACGGGGCGGTTGAAAACGCCGCCGGTTTCAGTTACACTGTCACCGGACCCTGCCGCGGCGGAAGGAGCGGCGCACGACAGGCCGGCCGAGCGGCGGCATTTTAACGCAGGGAGGAAAGGGTGCAAGATTTCATCGAGATGCAGGACAACTCGCTGGGCGAGATCGTTTACAACGCCATGGTGCTGTACCGGTTCGGCGATCTGGGGGCGAAGATCGACACGAGCCTGAGCCGCGAAATCAAGAAAGACACGGACGTGGCCGCGGAAGATGCGCCGCTCCAGCTCCGTCTGCGTCTGCACAACCGGTTCAACATGGACCTCAACAACGTCTACGCAATGGAAGTGACGACTTCCGACGAGGCCTTCACCATCGAGACGTCGGTCAACGTCTACCACGACGACTTTCTGAAGGCCAACTTCGATCTCGTCTGCATGGATGTGTTCGCCGACGTGCTCAAGGACGTGAACGTGGAGTTCGCCCTGAAGCGCTTCGACTACAACTACACCAACTCGCTCAACCACTGGAAGGCGGCCAAGGAGAAGCAGTACATCATCGATCCGCAGGTGGACCGCCAGAAGGAAATGCACGACCTCTTCGTGAACTTCCACGACCAGGCGGTCAGCCAGGCCGCGGGGCTGGGGTCCGTCCGCCTGTCGGACTTCCTCAAGTTCCAGCGCGAGGTCGTCCTCCAGGAGCGCCGACTGACCTACGCCCGGTCCAAGATCCTCAAGATCCAGCACCTGGGAACTCATGCCGGCTTCCGGAAGCTGATGGAATGCCCGCAGTTCTTCAGCGTCCTGCTGCTGGAATACTGCCTGGTTCCCCTGTTTCTGGTCAACGAGTTGTACATCATGAGCCTGATCTACAAACGCAACCTGGAGAACATCCGGGCCGTTCTCCGGAAACGCGTCCAGGAAGTGTAGGACAGCGGTGCGAAAGCACCGCGTTTTTTTGAGGTCCTCCATGCCGAGAAAAAAGATACGGCTCGGCCTGATCCAGGTTTCCATGGGCGAGGAGCCCGAGGCGAACCTGGGGCGGGCGATGAAGAAGGTTCGCACCGCCGCCGACTGCGGGGCGCAGATCGTCTGCCTGCCCGAACTCTTTACGACCCCCTACTTCCCCCAGTACGCGGGCGGACCGTCAGGA includes the following:
- a CDS encoding DUF1925 domain-containing protein, coding for MNPPVNLVLGIHLHQPVGNFEHVLESSFRHAYEPFMTLFERYDGLSMVWHCTGFLLRWLEEKHPDYVAMLRDLVERDRLEVLTGGMYEPIFPVIPPGDRREQIQRLSGEVNRLFRTTPAGAWLAERVWEPGLVADLAGAGVRYVCLDDYHFFASGLLPEEIDGYFMVEDLDHAVAAFPISEPMRYLIPWAEVPRVREEFRRLHEAGRTLAVMLDDGEKFGAWPKTHDWVYTRHWLSDFFTLLQDDRHHVQTVTLRKFWEAHRPVGRAALPVASYIEMGQWALPAESARRFEEWKSRFEREGVFNQVKPFLQGGIWRNFLVKYPESNYLQKRIIALSRAFDRAGRRASPAYEHLLRAQCNDVFWHGVFGGLYLPHLRHEAWRNLLLAEQGLEEAEGRPAAGTAILHEDLDLDRHDEAVIRHPLYTAVVSPGQGGALLELSYRPAAYNLLAGLARWREKYHLTASTARVVRTDGDASTHREDFGELVFDAQPRWSCREALFEDVPDPAGLRTNHAAPRVSFAQTVFEEEAACPSGVPLRAVAGGATLRKRYVPLPDAAELEVVYHLVSDVDGHLGIEWTLGLSGGEDPEKCIYPALRRLEARGIAPDGLWDGVDGVTVEDRRDGFLAEFLFSGPASVRHFAVESVSLSIDTMERTFQGLGLWFFFKVGKGENRLSFKLRLTPTV
- the galT gene encoding galactose-1-phosphate uridylyltransferase — encoded protein: MPELRHDPIQKQWVIISVERGKRPRDFQLPREEDKKEIFCPFCPGNEAKTPPEIVAVRDNGSSRDGPGWDVRVVPNLYPALMIEGELEKRGVGPYDRMRGVGAHEVVVETPLHDLDMADMPVEHLARVLEVVRSRWLDLSQDERFKYILIFRNHGLAAGATLPHPHSQIIATPVTPKVVSMKLDSAKAHFMLKNRCLFCDILTDELDRQDRIITTNDHFVAFTPYASRFPFEITIMPRQHGHSYALMDHRQVADLATLLKETLMRLKLGLKDAPYNMMIHTVPNIHAKPKRAFYWDTVEWDFHWHIEIFPRLTRLAGFEWGTGFYINPTPPEDAAAFLREVFVMQTGRLEPER
- the glgA gene encoding glycogen synthase GlgA encodes the protein MNIAFITAEMAPLAKVGGLADVAGSLPAALREEGCGVSVFLPRYAELGVGAPMDAGTVVHRGTVEVLPGVDESYQVLETLAPAARIPVYLVHNNRFFARPGVYTDPDTGEEYGDAPLRYLFFCKAALDFMLREGRVPDVLHAHDSHTAPALVLARKWGPAQDAFARTASLLTIHNIAYQGIYPRDVVAAFGVGSEDFFPMSPFEYFGKVNFLKLGILFADAVNTVSERYAREISETEEYGCGLQDILTQRAADVHGILNGVDTTVWNPCTDKKIPAHYSAESPARKLVSKRALIAACGFRDGELSKPLIGMIGRLVDQKGIDLVVEILPRLAAENVRMVVLGSGLPRYQEIFLEAAEKYPDFLKVRIGFDDGLAHLIEAGADMFLMPSRFEPCGLNQMYSMLYGTVPIVRATGGLADTVVPWDSVRGDGTGFVFKEYSADSLFGAIREALEAFAHMDTWRGLMKNGMTRDFTWQRSARQYLRLFEKIAARRQTA